A single region of the Thermococcus zilligii AN1 genome encodes:
- the fni gene encoding type 2 isopentenyl-diphosphate Delta-isomerase has translation MQAFDREELTLIRKFEHIEHCLNRNVQAHVSNGFEEVHFVHTSLPEIDKEEVDLSVEFLGRRFDYPIFIAGMTGGTKGSQLAGRINRTLAKAAQELNIPMGVGSQRAMIRRPETWESYYVRDVAPDVFLVGNLGAPQFSGTIPERYGLEEALKAVETIQADALAIHMNPLQESVQPEGDTHYRGVLKALAELKAEFPYPIIAKETGAGVSKEVAIRLESIGIDAIDVGGLGGTSWSAVEYYRAKNEIGKALALRFWDWGIKTAISVAEVRYSTDLPIIATGGMRDGITMAKALAMGATFAGVALPLLRPAVKGDVDGVIKILRRYIEEIRNAMFLVGAKNVEELRKVPLVITGFTREWLEQRIDLREYLRHR, from the coding sequence ATGCAGGCCTTTGACAGGGAGGAGCTCACGCTCATCAGGAAGTTTGAGCACATAGAGCACTGCCTCAACAGGAACGTGCAGGCGCACGTTTCCAACGGGTTCGAGGAGGTTCACTTCGTCCACACGAGCCTCCCCGAGATCGACAAGGAGGAAGTTGACCTGAGCGTCGAGTTCCTGGGAAGACGCTTTGACTACCCGATTTTCATAGCGGGGATGACCGGCGGAACGAAGGGTTCCCAGCTCGCCGGAAGGATAAACAGGACCCTGGCCAAAGCCGCCCAGGAGCTGAACATCCCGATGGGAGTTGGAAGCCAGAGGGCGATGATAAGGAGGCCAGAAACCTGGGAGAGCTACTACGTGAGGGATGTCGCCCCGGATGTATTCCTCGTCGGTAACCTCGGCGCCCCCCAGTTCTCCGGGACAATACCAGAGCGCTATGGCCTTGAAGAGGCCTTGAAGGCAGTCGAGACCATTCAGGCCGACGCTTTAGCAATCCACATGAACCCCCTCCAGGAGAGCGTCCAGCCCGAGGGGGACACGCATTACAGGGGTGTTCTGAAGGCCCTGGCAGAGCTCAAAGCCGAGTTCCCTTACCCGATAATAGCTAAGGAAACCGGTGCAGGAGTTTCGAAGGAAGTTGCCATAAGGCTCGAGAGCATAGGGATTGACGCGATAGACGTCGGCGGCCTCGGCGGGACGAGCTGGAGCGCGGTCGAGTACTACAGGGCGAAAAACGAGATTGGAAAAGCCCTGGCCCTGCGCTTCTGGGACTGGGGGATCAAAACGGCCATAAGCGTTGCCGAAGTGCGCTATTCGACCGATCTCCCAATAATAGCGACCGGCGGGATGAGGGACGGAATAACCATGGCCAAGGCCCTGGCAATGGGTGCCACCTTCGCCGGTGTGGCCCTCCCGCTCCTCAGGCCAGCTGTGAAGGGCGACGTTGATGGAGTGATCAAAATCCTGAGGCGCTACATCGAGGAGATAAGGAACGCCATGTTCCTCGTCGGAGCTAAAAATGTGGAAGAGCTGAGGAAAGTCCCGCTCGTGATCACGGGCTTCACGAGGGAGTGGCTGGAGCAGAGGATTGATCTTAGGGAATACCTGAGGCACAGGTGA
- a CDS encoding polyprenyl synthetase family protein, translating into MGNYDELFARIKIITRDVDRVILELVPEKDPKTLYDAARHYPLAGGKRVRPFVVLRAAEAVGGNPEEALYPAASVEFIHNYSLVHDDIMDMDELRRGRPTVHRLWGVNMAILAGDLLFSKAFEAVARASVSPEKKARILDVLVRTSNMLCEGQALDIEFEKREEVTVEEYLRMISGKTGALFQGSAEIGAIVGTDNEEYIQALSKWGMNVGMAFQIWDDVLDLIADEEKLGKPVGSDIRKGKKTLIVSHFFSKASKKDKAEFLKVFGKYAGDAKGDALIHDERVKEEVAKAIDLLRKYGSIDYAAQYAKNLVREANEALKVLPESEARRDLELLAEFLVEREF; encoded by the coding sequence ATGGGCAATTACGATGAACTGTTTGCTCGGATCAAAATAATCACGAGGGACGTTGACAGGGTGATTCTGGAGTTAGTCCCGGAGAAGGATCCAAAAACCCTTTACGACGCCGCCAGGCATTACCCGCTTGCGGGCGGGAAGAGAGTCCGCCCCTTCGTCGTTCTCCGCGCGGCCGAAGCGGTCGGCGGCAACCCGGAGGAGGCCCTTTACCCCGCGGCATCGGTCGAGTTCATACACAACTACTCCCTCGTTCACGATGATATAATGGACATGGACGAGCTGAGGCGCGGGAGGCCGACCGTGCACAGGCTGTGGGGAGTTAACATGGCGATTTTAGCCGGCGACCTGCTCTTCAGCAAGGCCTTCGAGGCGGTAGCCAGGGCCAGTGTTTCCCCGGAAAAGAAGGCCAGAATCCTGGATGTCCTCGTCAGGACTTCCAACATGCTCTGCGAAGGCCAGGCGCTCGACATAGAGTTCGAGAAGAGGGAGGAGGTTACCGTCGAGGAATATCTCCGGATGATAAGCGGAAAGACCGGCGCGCTGTTCCAGGGTTCGGCTGAAATAGGAGCAATAGTCGGGACAGACAACGAGGAGTACATTCAGGCCCTGTCGAAGTGGGGCATGAACGTTGGAATGGCCTTCCAGATATGGGACGACGTGCTCGACCTCATAGCGGACGAGGAGAAGCTGGGCAAGCCCGTTGGCAGCGACATAAGGAAGGGCAAGAAGACCCTCATAGTCAGCCACTTCTTCAGCAAGGCCAGCAAAAAAGATAAGGCCGAGTTCCTCAAGGTCTTTGGTAAATACGCAGGGGATGCTAAGGGCGACGCGCTCATACACGACGAGAGGGTTAAAGAAGAGGTCGCCAAAGCCATCGATCTCCTCAGAAAGTACGGGAGCATTGACTACGCCGCCCAGTACGCCAAGAACCTCGTTAGGGAAGCTAACGAAGCCCTCAAAGTCCTCCCCGAGAGCGAGGCGAGGAGGGATTTGGAGCTTTTGGCCGAGTTTTTAGTTGAGAGGGAGTTTTGA
- a CDS encoding DUF3267 domain-containing protein, translating to MGEFKLSDYSSDLVVLFLLLLLFSLMAVPRVEISVSSPWDAFYIHLLPWVLLIPLHEGLHTLTARLMGARVRFGVTTIGRFNLTPYMAIETPLPAGKYVLVSLSPLILSLVALSLAWLLHSAFWVLVYAYNTAGMAGDFVTALVLLRMPGDAEVFDDGIVLRSAEEIPRPYPVWVSSLLKVFAVIAFLLFLRLLFGRVDIVVEK from the coding sequence ATGGGAGAGTTTAAACTCTCCGATTACTCTTCCGACCTCGTTGTTCTCTTCCTTCTGCTGCTATTATTTTCTCTCATGGCAGTCCCCCGGGTCGAGATTTCCGTGAGTTCTCCGTGGGATGCCTTCTACATCCATCTCCTGCCCTGGGTTCTGTTGATTCCGCTCCATGAGGGACTTCACACCCTTACCGCCAGGCTTATGGGGGCCAGGGTTCGATTCGGAGTTACAACGATTGGCAGATTTAACTTAACGCCATACATGGCCATTGAAACCCCACTGCCTGCAGGAAAATACGTCCTCGTGTCCCTCTCCCCTCTGATCCTTTCGCTTGTGGCCCTGAGCCTGGCCTGGCTCCTCCACTCGGCCTTCTGGGTTCTCGTTTACGCCTACAACACGGCCGGCATGGCCGGGGACTTTGTTACTGCCCTTGTTCTCCTGAGAATGCCCGGGGATGCAGAGGTTTTCGATGACGGGATTGTGCTCCGTTCAGCAGAGGAGATACCGAGACCTTACCCGGTCTGGGTTTCGTCACTTCTAAAGGTCTTCGCAGTGATAGCCTTTCTGCTGTTCCTACGTTTACTTTTCGGCCGTGTGGATATTGTGGTTGAGAAGTGA
- a CDS encoding isopentenyl phosphate kinase yields MIIVKIGGSVFSDKRGNPENFDMKTVRAIAREIAGFYPGKDFIVVHGGGSFGHPEAKKYGIREGLPGDWESASLKRIGFTLTHQAMLRANARFIEAFVAENLPAFSVSTSSVFITENGEVAHGDLEVIERLLELKFIPVLFGDVSLDLAKGIDILSGDQIITYLARMLEPEKVIFLMDVDGIYYGKPGEGEPIQNLSRDEIDALLEGLHCTASGTDVTGGICNKLREAKKIAGYSEVWFVNGKVPGRLSGAIRGDGFGTRVRG; encoded by the coding sequence ATGATAATCGTCAAAATCGGCGGAAGCGTCTTCAGCGACAAGAGGGGCAATCCAGAGAACTTTGACATGAAAACCGTCAGGGCGATAGCGAGGGAGATAGCGGGCTTTTATCCCGGAAAAGACTTTATCGTAGTCCACGGCGGGGGCAGCTTCGGCCACCCGGAGGCGAAAAAGTACGGCATAAGGGAAGGCCTGCCCGGGGACTGGGAGTCGGCAAGCCTCAAAAGGATCGGCTTTACTCTGACCCACCAGGCGATGCTGAGGGCAAACGCGAGGTTCATAGAGGCCTTTGTCGCCGAGAACCTGCCCGCTTTCTCTGTGTCCACTTCCTCCGTCTTTATAACCGAGAACGGGGAAGTGGCCCACGGCGACCTTGAGGTCATTGAAAGGTTACTGGAACTGAAGTTCATCCCGGTGCTCTTCGGCGACGTCTCCCTCGACCTGGCGAAGGGGATAGACATCCTTTCCGGCGACCAGATAATAACCTACCTCGCCAGGATGCTCGAGCCTGAGAAGGTGATCTTCCTAATGGACGTCGACGGCATCTATTACGGAAAGCCAGGGGAGGGGGAGCCGATCCAGAACCTCTCGAGGGATGAAATCGACGCCCTGCTCGAGGGGCTCCACTGCACTGCCTCTGGAACAGACGTTACCGGGGGAATATGCAACAAGCTCCGGGAGGCAAAAAAGATAGCAGGTTACTCCGAGGTCTGGTTCGTGAACGGAAAAGTCCCCGGAAGGTTGAGCGGGGCGATAAGGGGGGATGGCTTCGGGACGAGGGTGAGGGGGTGA
- a CDS encoding RNase J family beta-CASP ribonuclease: MIKIYTISGYEEVGKNMTAVGYSDGGREEVVIIDMGIRLDRVLIHEDVNIQQFPTKELQKLGAIPDDSILRDKKVVAIALTHGHLDHIGAVAKLAPHYPDVPIYGTPYTVKLAKSEVKSEEYFEVKNPMYETQFGEIVQVSENLAIEFVRSTHSIPQAAMVVVHTPEGAVVHTGDFKFDNNNPLGERPDYKRLKELGKEGVKVLIAESTRVAEPTKTPSEAVAQMLLEDFFLYEGVEEKGLIATTFASHIARLQELIWIANKMNRQAVFVGRSLAKYTGIAKQLGLIKMKGARAVKSPNAIGKVLSEVSSARENYLLVVTGHQGEPGAVLTRMANGELYDLGKDDTVVFSAGTIPNPLNMAQRYVLETKLRMKGVRMITDLHVSGHASREDHRYLIRMLNPENIVPAHGEFRMLTHYAELAEEEGYLIGRDVFVSRNGYTVEIGDGVAKLSSEAKN; this comes from the coding sequence ATGATAAAAATCTACACGATCAGCGGTTACGAGGAAGTTGGCAAGAACATGACGGCTGTAGGCTACAGCGACGGAGGCAGGGAGGAAGTCGTTATAATCGACATGGGCATTCGCCTCGACCGCGTCCTCATCCACGAGGACGTTAACATCCAGCAGTTCCCGACGAAGGAGCTCCAGAAGCTCGGGGCTATTCCAGATGACTCGATCCTCAGGGATAAAAAGGTCGTGGCAATAGCCCTTACCCACGGCCACCTCGACCACATAGGTGCCGTCGCAAAGCTGGCCCCCCACTATCCCGACGTCCCGATCTACGGCACGCCCTACACTGTAAAGCTCGCCAAAAGCGAGGTCAAGAGCGAGGAGTACTTCGAGGTCAAAAACCCGATGTACGAGACCCAGTTCGGCGAAATAGTCCAGGTCAGCGAGAACCTCGCCATAGAGTTCGTTCGCTCAACCCACTCGATACCGCAGGCGGCCATGGTTGTCGTCCACACACCCGAAGGGGCGGTGGTCCACACCGGAGATTTTAAGTTCGACAACAACAACCCGCTCGGCGAGAGGCCCGACTATAAAAGGCTGAAGGAGCTCGGAAAGGAGGGCGTTAAAGTCCTGATCGCGGAATCAACCCGCGTTGCCGAGCCGACTAAAACCCCCAGTGAAGCTGTCGCCCAGATGCTCCTCGAGGACTTCTTCCTCTACGAGGGGGTTGAGGAGAAGGGTTTAATAGCGACGACCTTCGCTTCCCACATAGCCCGCCTTCAGGAGCTCATCTGGATAGCCAACAAAATGAACAGGCAGGCGGTTTTTGTGGGCCGCTCGCTGGCGAAGTACACGGGTATAGCGAAGCAGCTCGGGCTGATAAAGATGAAAGGTGCCAGGGCCGTTAAGAGCCCGAACGCGATAGGAAAAGTCCTCTCGGAGGTCTCAAGTGCGAGGGAGAACTACCTCCTCGTCGTTACCGGCCACCAGGGCGAACCCGGGGCTGTTCTCACGAGAATGGCAAACGGTGAGCTCTATGATTTAGGAAAGGACGACACCGTGGTCTTTTCAGCCGGGACGATACCGAACCCGCTCAACATGGCCCAGCGCTACGTTTTGGAGACAAAGCTCAGGATGAAGGGCGTCAGGATGATAACGGACCTCCACGTAAGCGGCCACGCCAGCAGGGAAGACCACCGTTACCTCATAAGGATGCTCAATCCAGAGAACATCGTTCCCGCCCACGGCGAGTTCAGGATGCTGACCCACTACGCCGAACTGGCCGAGGAAGAGGGCTACCTCATTGGCAGGGACGTCTTCGTTTCGAGGAACGGTTATACCGTTGAGATAGGTGATGGGGTGGCGAAGCTCTCCAGTGAGGCAAAAAACTGA
- the leuS gene encoding leucine--tRNA ligase translates to MAELDFRAIEEKWQKRWIEARVFEPRRDAKPRDKKFYITVAFPYLSGHLHIGHARTYTIPDVIARFKRMQGYNVLFPMAWHITGAPIVGIAERIKNRDPKTIQIYRDIYKVPEDVLWKFEDPKEIVKYFMKAAKETFIRAGFSVDWTREFYTTSLYPPFSKFIEWQFWTLKDMGLVIKGAHRVRWDPVVETPLGDHDIMEGEDIQILDYIIIKFILEEDGEVIYLPAATLRPETVYGVTNMWVNPGATYVKAKVRRGEREETWIVSKEAAYKLSFQDREIEVIEEFRGERLIGKYVKNPVTGDEVIILPAEFVDPDNATGVVMSVPAHAPFDHIALEDLKKEAEILLKYDIDPRVVEGISYISLIKLEGYGEFPAVEEAQRLGVKSQKDREKLEEATRNIYKAEYHKGIFKVEPYAGKPVQEVKDIIAKELQERGIAEVMHEFADKPVISRFGNRAVIKIIHDQWFIDYGNPEWKEKAREALANMKIYPESRRAQFESIIDWLDEKACARKVGLGTPLPWDPDWVIESLSDSTIYMAYYTISRHINQLRDEGKLDPEKLDREFFDYIFREDFDEKKERKLAGKTGIPAETIHDMKEEFEYWYPLDWRCSAKDLIPNLLTFFIFNHVAIFRREHWPKGIAVNGFGTLEGEKMSKSKGNVLNFIDAIEENGADVVRLYIMGLAEHDSDFDWRRKDVGKLRKQVERFYELVSEFAGYEAKEGVELKDIDRWMLHRLNKAIEETTRALEEFKTRTAVQWAFYSVLNDLRWYMHRTEGRDDGAKRYVLRKLAEVWVRLMAPFTPHISEELWEKLGGEGFVSLAKWPEPVPEWWNETVEREEQFVQSVIEDIKEIVKVARLENAKKAYIYTAPEWKWKVVEVVAEKKDFKSAMAELMKEPEMRERGKEVSKLIGHLIQERAFEVKRIDEEKALREAKDFLEKELGLEIIINAEEDKGGKKKQAMPLKPAVYVE, encoded by the coding sequence ATGGCTGAGCTTGACTTCAGGGCCATTGAGGAGAAGTGGCAGAAGCGCTGGATTGAGGCGAGGGTCTTCGAGCCCCGGAGGGATGCAAAGCCCAGGGACAAAAAGTTCTACATAACGGTGGCCTTCCCGTACCTCTCCGGTCATCTCCACATCGGCCACGCGAGGACCTACACGATTCCAGATGTAATAGCGCGCTTCAAGAGGATGCAGGGCTACAACGTCCTCTTCCCGATGGCGTGGCACATCACCGGAGCGCCTATAGTTGGGATAGCGGAGCGCATAAAGAACCGCGACCCAAAGACGATACAGATCTACCGCGACATCTACAAGGTTCCGGAGGACGTGCTCTGGAAATTCGAAGACCCGAAGGAAATTGTGAAGTACTTCATGAAGGCCGCCAAGGAGACCTTCATAAGGGCAGGTTTCAGCGTCGACTGGACGAGGGAGTTCTACACAACGAGCCTCTACCCGCCTTTCAGCAAGTTCATAGAGTGGCAGTTCTGGACGCTCAAGGACATGGGGCTTGTAATCAAGGGTGCCCACCGCGTCCGCTGGGATCCAGTGGTCGAGACGCCGCTCGGCGACCACGACATAATGGAAGGAGAGGACATCCAGATTCTTGACTACATCATAATCAAGTTCATCCTCGAGGAGGACGGCGAGGTTATCTATCTCCCCGCGGCAACGCTCAGGCCAGAGACCGTCTACGGCGTCACCAACATGTGGGTGAACCCCGGCGCGACATACGTCAAGGCAAAGGTCAGGAGGGGCGAGAGGGAGGAGACCTGGATAGTCAGCAAGGAGGCCGCCTACAAGCTCTCCTTCCAGGACAGGGAAATCGAAGTCATCGAGGAGTTCAGGGGCGAGAGGCTGATAGGGAAATACGTGAAGAACCCCGTCACAGGGGACGAGGTCATAATCCTTCCAGCCGAGTTCGTTGACCCGGACAACGCGACCGGAGTTGTTATGAGCGTGCCGGCACACGCGCCCTTTGACCACATCGCCCTGGAAGACCTGAAGAAGGAGGCCGAGATACTCCTCAAATACGATATAGACCCCAGAGTTGTTGAGGGGATAAGCTACATCTCGCTGATCAAGCTGGAAGGCTACGGCGAGTTCCCGGCAGTTGAAGAAGCCCAGAGGCTCGGGGTGAAGAGCCAGAAGGACAGGGAGAAGCTTGAGGAAGCCACAAGGAACATCTACAAGGCCGAGTACCACAAGGGAATTTTCAAGGTGGAGCCGTACGCTGGGAAGCCGGTCCAGGAGGTAAAGGATATCATAGCGAAGGAGCTCCAGGAGAGGGGTATTGCCGAGGTAATGCATGAGTTCGCGGATAAGCCGGTCATAAGCCGCTTTGGGAACAGGGCGGTAATCAAGATAATCCACGACCAGTGGTTCATAGACTACGGAAATCCGGAGTGGAAGGAGAAGGCGAGGGAAGCCCTGGCCAACATGAAGATTTACCCGGAGAGCAGGAGAGCCCAGTTCGAGAGCATAATAGACTGGCTCGACGAAAAGGCCTGTGCGAGGAAAGTTGGCCTTGGAACGCCGCTTCCTTGGGATCCCGACTGGGTAATCGAGAGCCTGAGCGACTCAACCATATACATGGCCTACTACACCATAAGCAGGCACATCAACCAGCTCAGGGACGAAGGCAAGCTCGACCCGGAGAAGCTCGACAGGGAGTTCTTCGACTACATATTCAGGGAGGACTTTGATGAGAAGAAGGAGAGAAAGCTCGCCGGGAAGACCGGAATACCGGCGGAGACCATTCACGATATGAAGGAGGAGTTCGAGTACTGGTATCCGCTCGACTGGCGCTGCTCGGCCAAAGACCTCATCCCAAACCTCCTGACGTTCTTCATATTCAACCACGTGGCGATATTCAGGAGGGAACACTGGCCGAAGGGCATAGCGGTAAACGGCTTCGGGACGCTTGAGGGCGAGAAGATGAGCAAGAGCAAGGGCAACGTGCTGAACTTCATTGACGCAATCGAGGAGAACGGGGCAGACGTTGTGAGGCTCTACATAATGGGACTGGCGGAGCACGACAGCGACTTTGACTGGCGCAGGAAGGACGTGGGCAAGCTCCGCAAGCAGGTTGAGAGGTTCTACGAGCTCGTAAGCGAGTTCGCAGGCTATGAGGCCAAAGAGGGAGTTGAGCTCAAGGACATCGACCGCTGGATGCTCCACCGCCTGAACAAAGCCATCGAGGAAACAACCAGGGCCCTCGAGGAGTTCAAGACAAGGACGGCAGTGCAGTGGGCGTTTTACTCAGTTCTCAACGACCTGCGCTGGTACATGCACAGAACTGAAGGCAGGGACGACGGGGCAAAGCGCTACGTGCTGAGGAAGCTCGCTGAAGTCTGGGTCAGGCTCATGGCGCCCTTCACACCCCACATAAGCGAAGAACTCTGGGAGAAGCTCGGAGGGGAGGGCTTCGTCAGCCTGGCGAAGTGGCCCGAGCCGGTTCCAGAGTGGTGGAACGAGACGGTTGAGAGAGAGGAGCAGTTCGTCCAGTCAGTCATCGAGGACATCAAGGAGATAGTAAAGGTTGCCAGGCTCGAAAATGCAAAGAAGGCCTACATCTACACGGCTCCGGAGTGGAAGTGGAAGGTGGTCGAAGTCGTTGCAGAAAAGAAGGACTTCAAGTCAGCGATGGCAGAGCTGATGAAGGAGCCGGAGATGAGGGAGCGGGGCAAGGAGGTGAGCAAACTGATAGGGCACCTCATCCAGGAGCGCGCCTTTGAGGTGAAGCGCATCGATGAGGAGAAAGCGCTGAGAGAGGCGAAGGACTTCTTGGAGAAGGAGCTTGGTCTGGAGATAATCATCAACGCGGAAGAAGACAAGGGTGGAAAGAAGAAGCAGGCCATGCCGCTGAAGCCCGCCGTTTACGTGGAGTGA
- a CDS encoding aminopeptidase P family protein yields the protein MRIEKFVSLIRERGFEGALISPGANFYYLTGLNLHEVGERLTLLVVNADGNYHLLAPSLYENTIGDFPVTFWRDGENPYHKLALILGELELSGGKLLVEDTMRADWLLNILRTGNRAFEPYPLSPVMRELRMRKDSNEIEAMEQAAKVADRVFEEVLSWDIPGMREKELALKIELRIRELSDGISFEPIVASGENAANPHHAPGDRRIRKGDIVILDYGAKVRGYCSDITRTIAVGQPDAKLVEVYDVVKEAQENAYRAVREGVKAREVDRAARETIAKAGYGEYFTHRTGHGLGLEIHEEPYISPEGEVTLEDGMTFTIEPGIYIPGLGGVRIEDDVLVDGGRGKRLTRARGELVVL from the coding sequence TTGCGCATCGAAAAGTTTGTTTCCCTGATCCGGGAGAGGGGCTTTGAAGGGGCCCTCATAAGCCCCGGCGCCAATTTCTACTACCTCACCGGGCTTAATCTTCACGAAGTCGGCGAGAGGCTCACCCTTCTGGTGGTAAACGCCGATGGAAACTACCACCTCCTCGCCCCCAGCCTCTACGAGAACACCATCGGGGACTTTCCCGTCACCTTCTGGAGGGACGGCGAGAACCCCTACCACAAGCTCGCCCTGATCCTCGGGGAGCTGGAGCTCTCGGGGGGTAAACTGCTCGTCGAGGACACCATGAGGGCAGACTGGCTTCTAAATATCCTGCGCACTGGAAACCGCGCCTTCGAGCCATACCCCCTGAGCCCCGTGATGCGGGAGCTCCGCATGAGGAAGGACTCCAACGAGATCGAGGCGATGGAGCAAGCCGCTAAGGTGGCAGACCGCGTTTTTGAAGAGGTGTTAAGCTGGGACATCCCCGGGATGCGCGAGAAGGAGCTTGCGCTTAAAATCGAGCTCAGGATCAGGGAGCTCTCGGACGGCATCTCCTTCGAGCCGATAGTGGCGAGCGGCGAAAACGCGGCCAACCCGCACCACGCCCCCGGGGACAGGAGGATACGCAAAGGGGACATCGTGATCCTTGACTACGGCGCAAAGGTTAGGGGCTACTGCTCCGACATAACGAGAACGATAGCGGTAGGACAGCCCGACGCGAAGCTGGTTGAGGTATACGACGTCGTCAAAGAGGCCCAGGAAAACGCTTACAGGGCCGTTAGAGAAGGCGTGAAGGCCAGGGAAGTCGACAGAGCAGCGAGAGAAACTATAGCGAAGGCGGGCTACGGTGAATACTTCACCCACAGGACGGGCCACGGCCTCGGTCTGGAGATACATGAAGAGCCCTACATAAGCCCAGAAGGCGAGGTAACCCTTGAGGACGGCATGACCTTCACGATAGAGCCGGGGATCTACATCCCAGGATTGGGGGGAGTTAGGATAGAGGACGACGTCCTCGTGGACGGGGGCAGGGGAAAGAGACTGACGAGGGCCAGGGGGGAGCTCGTGGTGCTCTGA
- a CDS encoding mevalonate kinase: MRVLASAPAKIILFGEHSVVYGKPAIAAAINLRTYVRAEFNDSKRIKIEAHDIKTPGLIVSFSENEIYFESDYGKAAEVLSYVRQAIELVMEEADANGKGVTVSITSQIPVGAGLGSSAAVAVATIGAVSKLLGLELTREEIARLGHRVELLVQGASSGVDPTISAIGGIIHYEKGKFEHLPFMELPIVVGYTGSSGPTKELVAMVRRTYEEMPEVVEPILTSMGKVVEEAIETLLSELGEGEKLARLGRLMNINHGLLDALGVSTKKLSELVYAARTAGALGAKITGAGGGGCMYALAPEKQSEVATAITIAGGTPMITKISREGLRIEEVLP; the protein is encoded by the coding sequence ATGAGGGTTCTGGCCTCTGCTCCCGCTAAAATCATCCTCTTCGGGGAGCACAGCGTGGTTTACGGAAAGCCGGCAATAGCGGCCGCCATAAACCTCCGAACCTATGTCAGGGCCGAGTTCAACGACTCCAAAAGGATAAAGATCGAGGCCCACGACATAAAGACGCCAGGTTTGATAGTTTCCTTCTCAGAGAACGAGATATACTTCGAGAGCGACTACGGAAAGGCCGCCGAGGTTCTAAGCTATGTCCGCCAGGCGATAGAGCTTGTCATGGAGGAGGCTGATGCAAACGGGAAAGGGGTAACGGTCTCAATAACTTCCCAGATCCCCGTTGGGGCAGGACTTGGAAGCTCTGCCGCCGTTGCCGTTGCAACCATTGGGGCGGTCTCGAAGCTCCTCGGCCTCGAGCTCACCCGCGAGGAGATAGCCAGACTCGGCCACCGCGTTGAGCTCCTGGTTCAGGGTGCTTCAAGCGGGGTGGATCCGACTATTTCCGCCATAGGGGGGATAATCCACTACGAGAAGGGCAAGTTCGAGCACCTCCCCTTCATGGAGTTGCCGATAGTCGTTGGTTACACGGGCTCGAGCGGCCCAACCAAAGAGCTGGTGGCGATGGTGAGGAGAACCTACGAGGAGATGCCCGAGGTAGTCGAGCCGATCCTAACTTCGATGGGCAAGGTCGTGGAGGAGGCGATTGAGACATTATTGTCTGAGCTCGGGGAGGGAGAAAAGCTCGCCCGCCTCGGCAGGCTCATGAACATCAACCACGGCCTTTTGGACGCCCTGGGCGTCTCCACCAAGAAGCTCAGCGAGCTTGTCTACGCCGCGAGAACAGCCGGCGCCCTGGGGGCGAAGATAACCGGAGCCGGGGGAGGCGGCTGTATGTATGCTTTAGCCCCTGAGAAGCAGAGCGAAGTGGCAACGGCCATAACGATAGCCGGCGGAACGCCGATGATAACTAAGATAAGCCGCGAAGGGCTCCGCATAGAGGAGGTTCTGCCATGA
- a CDS encoding molybdopterin-binding protein, which produces MLAEVMTVGDELLTGNTVDSNSAFIAKRLSERGYWVRRITTVGDDVGEIKKAINEILERKPDVLVISGGLGPTHDDVTMLAVAEALGRRLVLCEECLEKIKAFYERLYREGYIDDPALNEGRVKMAYLPEGAEPLENSEGAAPGAYIEHNGVKIFVLPGMPREMKAILENEVLPRLGERKFVQLKFLAGITDESKLAPLLKEALERFNVRIHSSPKGFGKYIGLIIFAGSEEEAEKAARFLEERGIPLERWKL; this is translated from the coding sequence TTGCTGGCTGAAGTTATGACGGTAGGTGATGAGCTCCTCACGGGAAACACCGTTGACAGCAACTCCGCTTTCATAGCGAAGAGGCTGAGCGAGAGGGGCTACTGGGTGAGGAGGATAACCACCGTTGGAGACGACGTTGGGGAGATAAAGAAGGCAATCAACGAGATCCTCGAGAGGAAGCCCGATGTCCTCGTTATCTCCGGTGGGTTGGGCCCGACCCACGATGATGTCACCATGTTAGCCGTCGCCGAAGCCCTGGGGAGGAGGCTCGTTCTCTGCGAGGAATGCCTCGAGAAAATTAAGGCCTTCTACGAGCGCCTTTACAGGGAGGGCTACATAGACGACCCGGCTCTGAACGAGGGGAGGGTGAAGATGGCCTACCTTCCCGAGGGGGCTGAACCACTGGAGAACAGCGAGGGGGCGGCCCCAGGTGCTTATATCGAGCACAATGGCGTTAAAATCTTCGTCCTCCCCGGAATGCCGCGGGAGATGAAGGCTATCTTAGAAAACGAAGTCCTCCCGAGGCTTGGCGAGAGAAAGTTCGTCCAGCTTAAGTTTCTCGCCGGAATAACCGACGAGAGCAAGCTCGCGCCCCTATTGAAAGAGGCCCTGGAGCGCTTCAACGTCAGGATCCACTCCTCACCGAAGGGCTTCGGGAAGTACATAGGCCTGATAATCTTCGCCGGGAGCGAGGAGGAAGCAGAAAAGGCCGCCCGCTTCCTGGAGGAAAGGGGGATCCCCCTGGAAAGGTGGAAGCTCTGA